The following proteins come from a genomic window of Enterobacter chengduensis:
- the pxpB gene encoding 5-oxoprolinase subunit PxpB, giving the protein MQRARCYLLGETAVVLELEPPVTLATQKRIWRLTQRLVELPEVVEAIPGMNNITVVLRSPHTVALDAIERLQRWWEESEALEPESRTIELPVVYGGTGGPDLGVVADHCGLTEKQVVELHSSVDYVVWFLGFQPGFPYLGGLSPQLHTPRRAEPRLSVPAGTVAIGGEQTGVYPLTSPGGWQLIGHTATPLFEPGLESPILLRPGDTLRFIPQKEGVC; this is encoded by the coding sequence GTGCAGCGAGCGCGTTGTTATCTTCTGGGGGAAACGGCAGTGGTTCTGGAGCTTGAACCGCCGGTAACCCTTGCCACGCAAAAGCGTATCTGGCGGCTCACCCAGCGTCTGGTCGAACTGCCCGAGGTGGTTGAAGCCATTCCGGGGATGAATAACATCACGGTGGTGCTGCGTAGCCCGCATACCGTGGCGCTGGACGCTATCGAACGTTTGCAGCGCTGGTGGGAAGAGAGCGAGGCGCTGGAGCCGGAATCGCGCACCATCGAACTCCCGGTCGTTTACGGCGGGACGGGGGGGCCGGATCTTGGCGTGGTGGCAGACCACTGCGGATTAACGGAAAAGCAGGTTGTTGAATTGCACAGTTCTGTTGATTACGTGGTCTGGTTCCTGGGTTTCCAGCCCGGGTTCCCGTATCTGGGGGGATTATCACCCCAGCTGCATACGCCGCGTCGCGCTGAACCGCGGCTGAGCGTACCCGCCGGGACGGTGGCGATTGGCGGCGAGCAGACCGGCGTCTATCCGCTGACGTCGCCTGGCGGCTGGCAGCTGATTGGGCATACCGCTACGCCGTTATTTGAACCCGGGCTGGAGTCGCCAATACTCCTGCGTCCGGGCGATACCCTGCGCTTTATCCCGCAGAAGGAGGGGGTATGTTAA
- the nei gene encoding endonuclease VIII, producing MPEGPEIRRAADSLEAAIKGKPLTRVWFAFPQLKPFESQLVGQTVTHIETRGKALLTHFSHNLTLYSHNQLYGVWRVVEADEQPQTTRVLRVRLQTADKAILLYSASDIEMLTPEQLLTHPFLQRVGPDVLDMRLTAGDVKARLLSPKFRNRQFSGLFLDQAFLAGLGNYLRVEILWEVGLAPQHKASQLSDERLEALSHALLDVPRLSYTTRGVVDDNRHHGALFRFKVFHRAGKKCERCGGIIDRMMLSSRPFYWCPHCQK from the coding sequence ATGCCAGAAGGTCCGGAGATCCGCCGCGCGGCGGATAGCCTGGAGGCGGCGATAAAGGGCAAACCGTTGACGCGTGTCTGGTTTGCTTTTCCTCAGCTAAAACCGTTTGAATCACAGCTGGTGGGGCAGACGGTGACCCACATTGAAACGCGCGGCAAGGCGTTGCTCACGCACTTTTCCCATAACCTCACGTTATATAGCCATAACCAGCTTTACGGCGTCTGGCGCGTGGTGGAGGCGGATGAACAGCCGCAAACCACCCGCGTGCTGCGCGTCAGGCTGCAAACGGCGGATAAAGCCATCCTGCTTTACAGCGCGTCGGACATTGAAATGCTAACGCCGGAGCAGCTGCTCACTCACCCGTTCTTACAGCGGGTCGGACCGGACGTGCTGGACATGCGCCTGACGGCGGGCGATGTAAAAGCACGCTTGTTATCGCCTAAATTCCGCAACCGACAGTTTTCCGGCCTGTTTCTTGACCAGGCCTTTCTGGCCGGGCTCGGCAACTACCTGCGGGTGGAAATCCTCTGGGAAGTCGGGCTGGCGCCGCAGCATAAAGCCTCGCAGCTCAGCGATGAACGGCTGGAGGCGCTGTCCCATGCGCTGCTGGACGTTCCGCGTTTATCCTACACGACGCGCGGCGTGGTGGATGACAACAGGCATCACGGGGCGCTGTTCCGGTTCAAGGTGTTTCATCGGGCGGGGAAAAAGTGCGAGCGGTGCGGCGGGATTATTGACAGGATGATGCTCTCTTCGAGACCTTTTTACTGGTGCCCGCACTGCCAGAAATAA
- the sdhA gene encoding succinate dehydrogenase flavoprotein subunit produces the protein MKLPVREFDAVVIGAGGAGMRAALQISQSGQTCALLSKVFPTRSHTVSAQGGITVALGNSHEDNWEWHMYDTVKGSDYIGDQDAIEYMCKTGPEAILELDHMGLPFSRLENGTIYQRPFGGQSKNFGGEQAARTAAAADRTGHALLHTLYQQNLKNHTTIFSEWYALDLVKNADGAIVGCTALCIETGEVVYFKARATVLATGGAGRIYQSTTNAHINTGDGVGMAIRAGVPVQDMEMWQFHPTGIAGAGVLVTEGCRGEGGYLLNKHGERFMERYAPNAKDLAGRDVVARSIMIEIREGRGCDGPWGPHAKLKLDHLGKEVLESRLPGILELSRTFAHVDPVKEPIPVIPTCHYMMGGIPTKVTGQALTVNEQGEDVVIPGLFAVGEIACVSVHGANRLGGNSLLDLVVFGRAVGLHLQESIAEQGALRDATDDEIDASLERLNRWNGNRNGEDPVEIRKALQECMQHNFSVFREGDAMAKGLEQLKAIRERLKNARLDDTSSEFNTQRVECLELDNLMETAFATAMSANFRTESRGAHSRFDFPDRDDENWLCHSLYLPESETMTRRSVNMEPKLRPAFPPKIRTY, from the coding sequence ATGAAACTGCCAGTCAGAGAATTTGATGCTGTTGTAATCGGTGCCGGTGGCGCAGGTATGCGTGCCGCACTGCAAATTTCCCAGAGCGGCCAGACCTGTGCGCTGCTCTCTAAAGTGTTCCCAACCCGTTCCCACACCGTATCCGCGCAGGGCGGTATCACCGTTGCGCTGGGTAACTCCCATGAAGATAACTGGGAATGGCACATGTACGACACGGTGAAAGGTTCCGACTACATCGGCGACCAGGATGCCATCGAATATATGTGTAAGACCGGCCCGGAAGCGATTCTGGAGCTGGACCATATGGGCTTGCCGTTCTCCCGTCTGGAAAACGGCACCATCTACCAGCGTCCGTTTGGCGGCCAGTCGAAAAACTTCGGCGGCGAGCAGGCGGCACGTACCGCGGCGGCGGCTGACCGTACCGGCCACGCGCTGCTGCACACTCTGTATCAGCAGAACCTGAAAAACCACACCACCATCTTCTCCGAGTGGTACGCGCTGGATCTGGTGAAAAACGCCGACGGCGCAATTGTTGGCTGTACCGCGCTGTGCATCGAAACCGGTGAAGTGGTTTACTTCAAAGCCCGCGCGACCGTGCTGGCGACCGGCGGCGCAGGCCGTATTTACCAGTCCACCACCAACGCCCACATCAACACCGGTGACGGTGTCGGTATGGCTATCCGCGCGGGCGTGCCGGTGCAGGATATGGAAATGTGGCAGTTCCACCCAACCGGTATCGCCGGAGCGGGCGTTCTGGTAACGGAAGGCTGCCGCGGTGAAGGCGGTTACCTGCTGAACAAACACGGCGAACGCTTCATGGAGCGTTATGCCCCGAATGCGAAAGACCTGGCGGGTCGTGACGTGGTGGCGCGTTCCATCATGATCGAAATCCGCGAAGGCCGCGGCTGTGACGGCCCGTGGGGTCCACACGCGAAGCTGAAGCTCGACCATCTGGGTAAAGAAGTGCTGGAATCCCGTCTGCCGGGCATTCTGGAGCTGTCCCGCACCTTCGCACACGTCGACCCGGTGAAAGAGCCGATTCCGGTTATCCCAACCTGCCACTACATGATGGGCGGTATTCCGACCAAAGTGACCGGTCAGGCGCTGACCGTGAACGAGCAGGGCGAAGACGTGGTCATTCCTGGCCTGTTCGCGGTAGGCGAAATCGCCTGCGTATCCGTACACGGCGCCAACCGTCTGGGCGGCAACTCGCTGCTGGACCTGGTGGTGTTTGGTCGCGCAGTGGGTCTGCATCTGCAGGAATCCATTGCCGAGCAGGGCGCGCTGCGTGACGCGACCGACGACGAAATTGATGCTTCTCTGGAGCGCCTCAACCGCTGGAACGGCAACCGTAACGGCGAAGATCCGGTGGAAATCCGTAAAGCCCTGCAGGAATGCATGCAGCACAACTTCTCGGTATTCCGCGAAGGCGACGCGATGGCCAAAGGTCTTGAGCAGCTGAAGGCGATCCGCGAGCGTCTGAAAAATGCCCGTCTGGACGATACCTCCAGCGAGTTCAACACCCAGCGCGTTGAGTGCCTGGAGCTGGATAACCTGATGGAAACCGCGTTCGCGACCGCGATGTCGGCAAACTTCCGTACCGAAAGTCGTGGCGCGCATAGCCGCTTCGACTTCCCGGATCGTGATGACGAAAACTGGCTGTGCCATTCCCTGTACCTGCCAGAGTCGGAAACCATGACGCGTCGTAGCGTCAACATGGAACCGAAACTGCGTCCGGCGTTCCCGCCGAAGATTCGTACTTACTAA
- the sdhC gene encoding succinate dehydrogenase cytochrome b556 subunit, whose translation MWALFMIRNVKKQRPVNLDLKTIRFPVTAIASILHRVSGVITFVAVGILLWLLGTSLSSPEGFLQASAIMNSFFVKFIMWGILTALAYHVVVGVRHMLMDFGYLEETFEAGKRSANISFVITVVLSLLAGVLVW comes from the coding sequence ATGTGGGCGTTATTCATGATAAGAAATGTGAAAAAACAAAGACCTGTCAATCTGGATCTCAAAACGATCCGGTTCCCCGTAACAGCAATAGCGTCCATTCTGCACCGTGTCTCTGGTGTGATTACGTTTGTGGCGGTCGGCATTTTGCTGTGGTTACTGGGTACCAGCCTCTCTTCCCCTGAAGGATTCCTCCAGGCCTCCGCCATCATGAACAGCTTCTTCGTGAAATTCATCATGTGGGGCATTCTGACCGCGCTGGCGTATCACGTCGTTGTCGGCGTTCGCCATATGCTGATGGACTTTGGCTACCTGGAAGAGACTTTCGAAGCCGGGAAACGCTCCGCTAACATTTCATTTGTGATTACAGTCGTGCTTTCACTTCTCGCAGGAGTTCTCGTATGGTAA
- a CDS encoding citrate synthase, which yields MADTKAKLTLNGGDAIELDVLKGTLGQDVIDIRTLGSKGMFTFDPGFTSTASCESKITYIDGDEGILLHRGFPIDQLATESNYLEVCYILLNGEKPTQAQYDEFKTTVTRHTMIHEQITRLFHAFRRDSHPMAVMCGITGALAAFYHDSLDVNNPRHRDIAAFRLLSKMPTMAAMCYKYSIGQPFVYPRNDLSYAGNFLRMMFSTPCEEYEVNPVLERAMDRILILHADHEQNASTSTVRTAGSSGANPFACIAAGIASLWGPAHGGANEAALKMLEEISTVEHIPEFVRRAKDKNDSFRLMGFGHRVYKNYDPRATVMRETCHEVLKELGTKDDLLEVAMELEHIALNDPYFIEKKLYPNVDFYSGIILKAMGIPSSMFTVIFAMARTVGWIAHWNEMHSEGMKIARPRQLYTGYEQRDFKSDLKR from the coding sequence ATGGCTGATACAAAGGCAAAACTCACCCTCAACGGTGGTGATGCTATTGAACTGGATGTGCTAAAAGGCACGCTCGGTCAGGATGTTATTGATATCCGTACGCTGGGTTCTAAAGGTATGTTTACCTTTGACCCTGGATTCACCTCTACCGCATCTTGCGAATCCAAAATCACCTACATTGACGGTGACGAAGGTATCCTGCTCCATCGCGGCTTCCCCATCGATCAGTTAGCCACCGAATCCAACTATCTGGAAGTGTGCTACATCCTGCTGAACGGCGAAAAACCGACGCAGGCACAGTACGATGAATTCAAAACCACCGTGACCCGTCACACCATGATCCATGAGCAGATTACCCGTCTGTTCCATGCGTTCCGTCGTGACTCTCACCCAATGGCGGTGATGTGCGGGATTACCGGCGCGCTGGCGGCGTTCTACCACGACTCCCTTGACGTGAATAACCCGCGTCACCGTGACATCGCGGCGTTCCGCCTGCTGTCCAAAATGCCGACCATGGCGGCGATGTGCTACAAATATTCCATCGGCCAGCCGTTTGTGTATCCGCGCAACGACCTCTCCTACGCGGGTAACTTCCTGCGCATGATGTTCTCCACACCGTGCGAAGAGTACGAAGTGAACCCGGTGCTGGAACGCGCGATGGACCGTATTCTGATCCTCCACGCTGACCACGAGCAGAACGCCTCCACCTCTACCGTGCGTACCGCAGGCTCTTCAGGCGCGAACCCGTTCGCCTGTATCGCTGCGGGCATCGCCTCCCTGTGGGGACCGGCGCACGGCGGCGCGAACGAAGCGGCACTGAAGATGCTGGAAGAGATCAGCACCGTTGAGCACATTCCTGAGTTCGTGCGCCGCGCGAAAGACAAGAATGACTCCTTCCGCCTGATGGGCTTCGGTCACCGTGTTTATAAAAACTACGACCCGCGCGCCACCGTGATGCGTGAGACCTGCCACGAAGTGCTGAAAGAGCTGGGTACCAAAGATGACCTGCTGGAAGTGGCGATGGAGCTGGAACACATCGCGCTGAACGACCCGTACTTCATCGAGAAGAAGCTCTACCCGAACGTCGACTTCTACTCCGGTATCATCCTGAAAGCGATGGGTATTCCGTCCTCCATGTTCACCGTAATCTTCGCGATGGCCCGTACCGTAGGCTGGATTGCGCACTGGAACGAAATGCACAGCGAAGGCATGAAAATCGCCCGTCCTCGCCAGCTGTACACCGGCTACGAGCAGCGCGATTTTAAGTCTGACCTGAAGCGTTAA
- the sdhD gene encoding succinate dehydrogenase membrane anchor subunit, whose product MVSNASALGRNGVHDFILVRATAIVLTLYIIYMIGFFATSGTLTWEIWSGFFGSAFTKVFTLLALFSILIHAWIGMWQVLTDYVKPLAIRLPLQLAIVVALVVYVIYGFVVVWGV is encoded by the coding sequence ATGGTAAGCAACGCCTCCGCATTAGGACGCAACGGCGTACATGACTTCATTCTTGTCCGTGCTACCGCTATCGTTCTCACCCTTTACATCATCTATATGATCGGTTTCTTCGCGACCAGCGGCACGCTGACGTGGGAAATCTGGAGTGGGTTCTTCGGATCCGCCTTCACCAAAGTGTTCACCCTGCTGGCGCTGTTCTCCATCCTTATTCATGCCTGGATTGGCATGTGGCAGGTGTTGACCGATTACGTTAAACCGCTGGCGATTCGCCTCCCTCTGCAGCTGGCCATTGTCGTTGCACTGGTGGTTTACGTTATTTATGGATTCGTTGTGGTGTGGGGTGTGTAA
- the sdhB gene encoding succinate dehydrogenase iron-sulfur subunit SdhB, translating to MKLEFSVYRYNPDVDDAPRMQDYTLEAEEGRDMMLLDALIQLKEKDPTLSFRRSCREGVCGSDGVNMNGKNGLACITPISALQRPGQKIVIRPLPGLPVVRDLVVDMGQFYAQYEKIKPYLLNNGQNPPAREHLQSPEQREKLDGLYECILCACCSTSCPSFWWNPDKFIGPAGLLAAYRFLIDSRDTETDSRLEGLSDAFSVFRCHSIMNCVSVCPKGLNPTRAIGHIKSMLLQRSA from the coding sequence ATGAAACTCGAATTCTCAGTTTATCGTTATAACCCGGATGTTGATGACGCTCCGCGCATGCAGGACTACACCCTGGAAGCGGAAGAAGGTCGCGACATGATGCTGCTGGATGCCTTAATCCAGCTGAAAGAAAAAGATCCAACGCTGTCGTTCCGCCGCTCCTGCCGTGAAGGGGTGTGTGGCTCTGACGGGGTGAACATGAACGGCAAAAATGGCCTGGCCTGCATCACGCCAATTTCCGCGCTGCAGCGTCCTGGTCAGAAAATTGTTATCCGTCCTCTGCCAGGCCTGCCGGTCGTGCGTGATTTGGTGGTAGACATGGGGCAATTCTATGCACAATATGAGAAGATTAAGCCTTACTTATTGAATAATGGGCAAAATCCACCCGCTCGCGAGCACTTACAGTCTCCCGAGCAGCGTGAAAAACTCGACGGGTTGTACGAGTGTATTCTCTGCGCATGCTGTTCTACGTCCTGCCCGTCGTTCTGGTGGAACCCGGACAAGTTTATCGGCCCGGCCGGCCTGCTGGCTGCCTATCGCTTCCTGATCGATAGCCGCGATACCGAAACCGACAGCCGTCTGGAAGGACTGAGTGACGCTTTCAGCGTATTCCGCTGCCATAGCATCATGAACTGCGTCAGTGTGTGTCCGAAGGGGCTGAACCCGACGCGCGCCATCGGCCATATTAAGTCGATGCTGCTGCAGCGCAGTGCATAA
- the pxpC gene encoding 5-oxoprolinase subunit PxpC, producing MLTLIRAGLYTSVQDAGRFGMRQSGVSYCGALDRPALEIANVLVGNPGNTAALEITLGQCVIEFGQETWFALTGAGCDATLDGKAVWTGWRLRAKAGQRLTLKRPLHGVRSYLAVAGGIDVPEVLGSSSTDQKAGIGGHEGRLLRDGDRLAIKPSSRHFSTAQGVKQLLWGNQIRALPGPEYHEFDEASKESFWRSPWKLSPQSNRMGYRLQGQPLTRTTDRELLSHGLLPGVIQVPGNGQPIVLMNDAQTTGGYPRIACIIEADRYHLAQIPLGQPIHFVQCSLEEALKARQDRQRYLEQLAWRLDGKD from the coding sequence ATGTTAACGCTTATTCGCGCGGGGCTTTATACCTCCGTACAGGATGCCGGGCGCTTTGGCATGCGCCAGTCTGGCGTGAGCTATTGCGGCGCGCTGGACAGGCCCGCGCTGGAGATTGCTAACGTGCTGGTGGGTAACCCCGGCAATACGGCCGCGCTCGAAATTACGCTCGGCCAGTGCGTCATTGAGTTTGGTCAGGAAACCTGGTTTGCCTTAACCGGCGCAGGCTGTGATGCCACGCTGGATGGCAAAGCCGTCTGGACCGGCTGGCGGCTGCGGGCGAAAGCCGGACAGCGTCTGACCTTAAAGCGCCCTTTGCACGGCGTGCGTAGCTATCTCGCGGTGGCGGGCGGCATTGACGTGCCGGAGGTGCTGGGCTCATCCAGTACCGATCAAAAAGCCGGGATCGGCGGTCACGAAGGACGCCTGTTGCGCGACGGCGATCGCCTGGCGATTAAGCCTTCATCGCGCCACTTCTCGACGGCTCAGGGGGTGAAACAGCTTCTCTGGGGAAACCAGATCCGTGCCTTACCGGGGCCGGAATACCATGAGTTCGACGAGGCTTCGAAAGAGTCCTTCTGGCGCTCGCCGTGGAAGCTCAGCCCACAGAGTAACCGCATGGGCTACCGCCTGCAGGGGCAGCCGCTGACCCGCACGACGGACCGGGAGCTGCTTTCCCACGGCCTGCTGCCGGGCGTCATTCAGGTGCCGGGCAACGGGCAGCCCATCGTGCTGATGAACGATGCGCAAACTACCGGTGGTTATCCGCGAATTGCCTGCATTATTGAAGCCGATCGTTACCATCTGGCGCAAATTCCCCTCGGTCAGCCGATTCACTTCGTACAGTGTTCGCTGGAGGAGGCGCTTAAGGCGCGCCAGGATCGGCAGCGTTATCTGGAGCAGCTGGCGTGGAGGCTTGATGGTAAAGATTGA
- a CDS encoding type 2 GTP cyclohydrolase I, with protein MKNSELERLINEKLNTSAFSDYGPNGLQVEGREAVQKIVTGVTASQALLDEAVRQEADAVIVHHGYFWKNESPIIRGMKRNRLKTLLANDINLYGYHLPLDAHPELGNNVQLAQLLGITVMGEIEPLVPWGELAMPVPGLELASWIEARLGRRPLWSGDTGPDTVKRVAWCTGGGQGFIDSAARFGVDAFITGEVSEQTIHSAREQGLHFYAAGHHATERGGIRALSEWLTENTDLDVTFIDIPNPA; from the coding sequence ATGAAAAACAGTGAACTGGAACGCCTGATCAACGAAAAACTGAACACCAGCGCCTTTAGCGACTACGGTCCGAATGGCCTGCAGGTGGAAGGCCGTGAGGCGGTGCAAAAAATCGTCACCGGCGTGACGGCAAGTCAGGCATTGCTGGATGAAGCGGTGCGCCAGGAGGCCGATGCGGTGATTGTCCATCACGGCTATTTCTGGAAAAACGAATCGCCGATTATTCGCGGCATGAAGCGCAACCGCCTGAAAACGCTGCTGGCAAATGACATTAACCTGTACGGTTACCACCTGCCGCTGGATGCGCACCCGGAACTCGGTAACAACGTCCAGCTGGCGCAGCTTCTGGGGATTACCGTGATGGGCGAAATCGAGCCGCTGGTGCCGTGGGGCGAGCTGGCGATGCCGGTGCCAGGCCTGGAGCTGGCCTCGTGGATTGAAGCGCGCCTGGGGCGTCGCCCGCTGTGGAGCGGCGATACCGGCCCGGATACGGTGAAGCGTGTTGCCTGGTGTACCGGCGGCGGCCAGGGCTTTATCGACAGCGCCGCGCGTTTCGGCGTCGATGCTTTTATCACCGGCGAGGTGTCCGAGCAGACCATTCATTCGGCGCGTGAACAGGGGCTGCATTTTTACGCGGCCGGCCATCATGCCACCGAGCGCGGCGGCATTCGCGCCCTCAGCGAATGGCTGACGGAAAATACCGATCTCGACGTGACCTTTATTGATATCCCTAACCCGGCCTGA
- the pxpA gene encoding 5-oxoprolinase subunit PxpA, producing the protein MVKIDLNADLGEGGGADAELMTLVTSVNIACGFHAGDAQTMLESVRHAIKNGVAIGAHPSFPDRENFGRTAMDLPPETVYAQVLYQIGALEAMVRAESGVLRHVKPHGMLYNQAAKDPALAEAIARAVRDCNPQLILVGLAGSELIQAGQRLGLTTRQEVFADRGYQPDGSLVPRAQAGALITDEDRALAQTLEMVRAGRVTAVDGTSANVQADTVCLHGDGEHALQFARRLRAAFSEEGILVSAE; encoded by the coding sequence ATGGTAAAGATTGATTTAAACGCTGACCTGGGCGAGGGCGGCGGCGCCGACGCAGAGCTGATGACGCTGGTCACCTCGGTTAACATCGCCTGCGGCTTTCACGCGGGCGATGCGCAAACCATGCTGGAGAGCGTGCGTCATGCCATTAAAAATGGCGTCGCGATAGGCGCGCATCCGAGCTTCCCCGACCGGGAAAACTTTGGCCGCACGGCGATGGACCTGCCGCCTGAGACGGTCTACGCTCAGGTGCTTTACCAGATCGGCGCGCTGGAAGCGATGGTGCGCGCTGAGAGCGGTGTGCTGCGCCACGTGAAGCCGCACGGGATGCTTTACAACCAGGCGGCAAAAGATCCGGCGCTGGCTGAGGCGATTGCCCGCGCGGTGAGGGATTGCAACCCGCAGCTGATCCTCGTGGGGCTGGCAGGCAGCGAGTTGATTCAAGCCGGACAGCGGCTGGGGCTGACGACGCGTCAGGAAGTCTTTGCCGACCGGGGATATCAGCCGGACGGCAGCCTGGTGCCGCGCGCTCAGGCTGGAGCGCTGATTACCGATGAAGATAGAGCGCTGGCGCAAACGCTGGAGATGGTGCGCGCCGGGCGGGTGACCGCGGTGGATGGAACCTCAGCGAACGTTCAGGCCGATACGGTATGTTTACACGGCGACGGCGAGCATGCGCTTCAGTTCGCACGCCGCTTGCGGGCCGCGTTCTCTGAAGAGGGTATCCTCGTTAGCGCAGAATAA